From the Natrarchaeobaculum aegyptiacum genome, one window contains:
- a CDS encoding peroxidase-related enzyme (This protein belongs to a clade of uncharacterized proteins related to peroxidases such as the alkylhydroperoxidase AhpD.) gives MSDTDSTPTLADDAMMRLPVPSFEDLPEDLQDRIATETERSGFTPNVFAALAYKPAHFRPFFDFHDAIVDESALEREEIEMIVVAVSGVNDCYYCSVAHGALVRIYADDPHLADQLLASHRIADVGAAHRAMLDLAVKLTEEPAAVEEGDLERLREAGFSEEAIWDIAVVTAYYNMSNRLASFADMRPNEEFHTLGR, from the coding sequence ATGTCCGATACCGATTCGACGCCGACGCTCGCAGACGACGCGATGATGCGGCTTCCCGTTCCGTCGTTCGAGGACCTCCCCGAGGACCTGCAGGATCGAATCGCAACAGAGACCGAGCGCAGTGGCTTCACGCCGAACGTGTTCGCCGCACTGGCGTACAAGCCCGCTCACTTCCGCCCGTTTTTCGACTTCCACGACGCCATCGTCGACGAGAGCGCCCTTGAGCGTGAGGAAATCGAGATGATCGTCGTTGCGGTCTCCGGCGTCAACGACTGTTACTACTGTTCGGTCGCCCACGGCGCGCTCGTTCGCATCTACGCCGACGACCCACACCTCGCAGACCAGTTACTCGCCAGCCACCGGATCGCCGACGTCGGGGCGGCCCACCGCGCGATGCTCGATCTGGCGGTGAAACTGACCGAAGAGCCGGCCGCCGTCGAGGAGGGCGACCTCGAACGGCTGCGCGAGGCCGGCTTCAGCGAGGAAGCGATCTGGGACATCGCTGTCGTGACGGCGTACTATAACATGAGTAATCGACTGGCCTCGTTCGCGGATATGCGGCCTAACGAGGAGTTTCACACGCTTGGCAGGTAG
- the gltB gene encoding glutamate synthase large subunit — MPQPHGASSTGRSQGLADPADERSNCGVGVVMDLDGAGGHDVVADGLELLENLEHRGTTGAEKDTGDGAGILLQLPHSFIGDVFDAELPETYAVGSIFFPQDDAAREALVALAEETLARYDLTALEWRDVPTNNDSLGQTAVDAEPDVWQVLVTPEDDVSDDAFDRRLYVARRALENSVEEAAIENSERFYVCSLDSKTIVYKGLLKGEQVPSYYPDLTDERVESTFAMVHERFSTNTLGAWHLAHPYRNIIHNGEFNTIQGNINWMRARETDIESEVLEDLEAVKPIIDDPDQSDTASVDNALELLMQGGRDLEHALRMLVPEAWRGDEEMDPDRKDWYDFHASLVEPWDGPALVAATDGERVGAVLDRNGLRPCRYDVTTDNRLIVASEAGALELAPEEIDERGRLQPGQLFLADPEEGRVVPDEEVFEDLTDDRYGEWVEQEQVHLDDVRTTADSSPQHAVDDLRDHQAAFGYTHDELENMIEPMVTKGKDPVGSMGDDTPLSVLTEYNRPLFSYFKQLFAQVTNPPLDYIREELVTSLESRLGFQRNLLDESPAHARQLVLDSPVLTDAELESIRDCTANGITAATIDVTYEPTSDEPGPDLEEAIERVREDVVEAIEAGGHDVIVLSDRNTGPERVAIPSLLATGAVHHHLVRNGLRNHVGLVVESADPRTVHHIATLVGYGAGAVNPYLAYQTIEDLTAGPDGADTQVAVDAYVGALEDGLLKIMAKMGISTVESYQGAQIFEAVGLDSNLVAEYFEGTENRTEGIGLAEIEADVRERHETAFAEDESALERTGEFNHRKEGISHHWNPETVGALQQAVRSGDYDRYQEFAELINDQQESLQTLRGLLEFDSDRESIPLEEVEPVEDLVERFSTAAMSLGSLSPEAHETNSIAMNRIGGKSNSGEGGEPPERFGTERECNVKQVASGRFGVTSTYLSSADELQIKMAQGSKPGEGGHLPGSKVNEMIAHVRKSTPGVGLISPPPLHDIYSIEDLKQLIFDLKAANEDADINVKLVSEAGIGTIAAGVAKANADVVHISGHSGGTGASPRTSIKHAGLPWELGLAEANQMLCQTGLRDRIRVSTDGGLKTGRDVAVAALLGAEEYIFGTASLVAEGCVMARQCHKNTCPVGVATQREDLRKRFPGEPDHVINYMTFIAQELREIMAELGFATVDEMIGQVDVLAQRDDVDHPKARQVDLAAVLADPGSEVRRKIREQDHELEAQLDRDLIEAAADAIEDHQPVTLAADVTNVDRTVGAMLSNRITSRYGEPGLPEDTITVDLEGTAGQSFGAFLASGVSMHLEGSANDYVGKGLSGGKVTVRTPETAAYDPTENVAIGNVALYGATGGELYVNGVAGERFAVRNSGAKAVVEGVGDHGCEYMTGGVVAVLGETGTNFAAGMSGGVAYVYDPDETFARRANSEMVSIEDELEEKDEEMLRRLVENHVAYTGSERGQRLLDEWERALECFVKVMPEAYYTAITEEGSDDVRNELPAAPGTEADVESASFAASDD, encoded by the coding sequence ATGCCACAGCCACACGGAGCCTCATCCACCGGTCGGTCGCAGGGTCTCGCCGACCCGGCGGACGAACGGTCGAACTGCGGTGTCGGCGTCGTCATGGACCTCGACGGAGCAGGAGGCCACGACGTCGTCGCCGACGGTCTGGAACTACTCGAGAACCTGGAGCATCGGGGAACGACCGGTGCGGAGAAAGACACCGGCGACGGCGCCGGCATCTTGCTGCAGCTCCCTCACTCGTTTATCGGGGACGTCTTCGACGCCGAACTCCCCGAGACCTACGCAGTTGGTTCGATCTTCTTCCCGCAGGACGACGCTGCACGCGAGGCGCTCGTCGCACTCGCCGAGGAGACCCTCGCACGCTACGATCTGACTGCCCTCGAGTGGCGCGACGTTCCGACGAACAACGATTCGCTCGGCCAGACTGCGGTGGACGCAGAACCCGACGTCTGGCAGGTCCTCGTCACACCCGAGGACGACGTCTCCGATGACGCGTTCGATCGACGTCTCTACGTCGCCCGACGCGCCCTCGAGAACTCGGTCGAAGAGGCCGCCATCGAAAACAGCGAGCGCTTCTACGTCTGTTCGCTCGACTCGAAGACGATCGTCTACAAGGGCCTGCTCAAGGGCGAACAGGTACCCTCATACTACCCCGACCTCACCGACGAGCGCGTCGAATCCACCTTCGCGATGGTCCACGAGCGCTTCTCGACGAACACCCTCGGTGCCTGGCACCTCGCCCACCCGTACCGGAACATCATCCACAACGGCGAGTTCAACACCATTCAGGGCAACATCAACTGGATGCGCGCCCGCGAGACGGACATCGAGAGCGAGGTCCTGGAAGATCTCGAGGCCGTCAAACCGATCATCGACGATCCCGACCAGTCCGACACCGCGAGTGTCGACAACGCTCTCGAACTTCTCATGCAGGGCGGACGCGACCTCGAGCACGCCCTCCGGATGCTCGTCCCCGAGGCCTGGCGTGGCGACGAGGAGATGGACCCAGATCGCAAGGACTGGTACGACTTCCACGCCTCGCTGGTCGAACCGTGGGACGGCCCTGCCCTCGTCGCGGCGACCGACGGCGAGCGCGTCGGGGCGGTCCTCGACCGTAACGGCCTCCGGCCCTGCCGGTACGACGTGACGACCGACAACCGACTGATCGTCGCCAGCGAGGCCGGCGCGCTCGAGCTGGCACCCGAGGAGATCGACGAACGCGGTCGTCTCCAGCCCGGTCAGCTGTTCCTCGCCGATCCCGAAGAAGGGCGCGTCGTCCCCGACGAGGAGGTCTTCGAGGACCTCACCGACGACCGTTACGGCGAGTGGGTCGAGCAGGAACAGGTTCATCTCGACGACGTCCGGACGACTGCCGACAGTTCGCCACAGCACGCCGTCGACGACCTGCGAGACCACCAGGCAGCGTTCGGCTACACTCACGACGAACTCGAGAACATGATCGAGCCGATGGTCACGAAGGGCAAGGACCCGGTCGGCTCGATGGGCGACGACACGCCACTGTCGGTCCTGACGGAGTACAACCGTCCGCTGTTTTCGTACTTCAAACAGCTGTTCGCGCAGGTGACGAACCCGCCACTCGACTACATCCGCGAGGAACTGGTCACCAGCCTCGAGAGCCGGCTGGGTTTCCAGCGCAACCTGCTCGACGAGTCACCGGCACATGCCCGCCAGCTCGTCCTCGACTCGCCGGTGCTCACCGACGCCGAACTCGAGTCGATCCGCGACTGTACCGCAAACGGGATCACGGCTGCGACGATCGACGTCACCTACGAGCCGACGAGCGACGAGCCCGGGCCGGATCTCGAAGAGGCCATCGAGCGCGTTCGCGAGGACGTCGTCGAGGCCATCGAGGCGGGCGGTCACGACGTGATCGTCCTCTCCGACCGGAACACTGGCCCGGAGCGCGTGGCGATTCCGAGCCTGCTCGCGACCGGTGCCGTTCACCATCACCTCGTCCGAAACGGCCTTCGGAACCACGTCGGCCTCGTCGTCGAATCCGCCGACCCGCGGACGGTCCACCACATTGCGACCCTCGTCGGCTACGGTGCGGGCGCGGTCAACCCGTACCTCGCCTACCAGACCATCGAGGACCTCACTGCCGGCCCGGACGGCGCCGACACGCAGGTCGCCGTCGACGCCTACGTCGGCGCACTCGAGGACGGCCTGCTGAAGATCATGGCCAAGATGGGCATCTCGACGGTCGAGAGCTACCAGGGGGCCCAGATCTTCGAGGCCGTCGGCCTCGATTCGAACCTCGTCGCCGAGTACTTCGAGGGCACCGAGAACCGGACCGAAGGCATCGGCCTCGCCGAGATCGAAGCCGACGTCCGCGAGCGCCACGAGACCGCATTCGCCGAGGACGAATCGGCCCTCGAGCGCACCGGCGAGTTCAACCACCGCAAAGAGGGAATCTCCCACCACTGGAACCCCGAGACCGTCGGCGCGCTCCAGCAGGCGGTTCGATCGGGCGACTACGACCGCTACCAGGAGTTCGCCGAACTCATCAACGACCAGCAGGAGTCCCTCCAGACGCTTCGCGGACTGCTCGAGTTCGATTCTGACCGGGAGTCGATCCCGCTCGAGGAGGTCGAACCGGTCGAGGACCTCGTCGAACGGTTCTCGACGGCTGCAATGAGTCTCGGAAGCCTCTCGCCGGAGGCCCACGAGACGAACTCGATCGCGATGAACCGCATCGGCGGCAAGTCCAACTCCGGCGAGGGTGGTGAACCGCCGGAACGCTTCGGTACCGAGCGCGAATGTAACGTCAAGCAGGTCGCCTCGGGCCGATTCGGCGTCACCTCGACGTACCTCTCGAGTGCCGACGAACTGCAGATCAAGATGGCACAGGGCAGCAAGCCCGGTGAGGGGGGCCACCTCCCCGGCTCGAAGGTCAACGAGATGATCGCCCACGTGCGCAAGTCCACGCCCGGCGTGGGGCTCATCTCGCCGCCGCCGCTGCACGACATCTACTCGATCGAGGACCTCAAACAGCTGATCTTCGACCTGAAGGCGGCAAACGAGGACGCCGACATCAACGTCAAACTCGTCTCCGAGGCCGGCATCGGCACGATCGCCGCCGGCGTCGCGAAGGCCAACGCCGACGTGGTCCACATCTCGGGTCACTCCGGCGGCACCGGCGCCTCGCCCCGCACCTCGATCAAACACGCCGGTCTCCCGTGGGAACTCGGTCTCGCCGAGGCCAACCAGATGCTCTGTCAGACCGGTCTGCGCGACCGCATCCGCGTCTCGACCGACGGCGGGCTGAAGACCGGCCGCGACGTGGCCGTCGCCGCCCTCCTCGGTGCCGAGGAGTACATCTTCGGCACCGCGAGCCTCGTCGCCGAGGGCTGCGTGATGGCCCGGCAGTGTCACAAGAACACCTGCCCGGTCGGCGTCGCCACCCAGCGTGAGGACCTCCGCAAGCGCTTCCCCGGCGAACCCGACCACGTCATCAACTACATGACGTTCATCGCCCAGGAACTGCGCGAGATCATGGCCGAACTCGGTTTCGCGACCGTCGACGAGATGATCGGCCAGGTCGACGTCCTGGCACAGCGCGACGACGTCGACCACCCCAAGGCCCGGCAGGTCGACCTCGCCGCAGTGCTCGCCGACCCCGGCAGCGAGGTTCGGCGCAAGATCCGCGAACAGGACCACGAACTCGAGGCCCAGCTCGACCGCGACCTGATCGAGGCCGCTGCGGACGCCATCGAGGACCACCAGCCCGTGACGCTGGCGGCAGACGTGACGAACGTCGACCGAACCGTCGGCGCGATGCTCTCGAATCGCATCACCAGCCGCTACGGCGAACCCGGCCTCCCCGAGGACACCATCACGGTCGACCTCGAGGGCACCGCCGGCCAGAGCTTCGGTGCGTTCCTCGCCAGCGGCGTCTCGATGCACCTAGAGGGCAGCGCGAACGACTACGTCGGCAAGGGCCTTTCGGGTGGCAAGGTCACCGTTCGGACGCCCGAGACGGCCGCCTACGACCCGACCGAGAACGTCGCCATCGGCAACGTCGCCCTCTACGGGGCGACCGGCGGCGAACTCTACGTCAACGGCGTCGCCGGCGAGCGCTTCGCCGTCCGCAACTCCGGCGCCAAGGCCGTCGTCGAGGGCGTCGGCGACCACGGCTGTGAGTACATGACCGGCGGCGTCGTCGCCGTACTCGGCGAGACGGGCACGAACTTCGCCGCGGGCATGTCCGGCGGCGTCGCCTACGTCTACGATCCCGACGAGACGTTCGCCCGCCGTGCGAACTCCGAGATGGTCTCCATCGAGGACGAACTCGAAGAAAAAGACGAGGAGATGCTGCGTCGCCTCGTCGAGAACCACGTCGCCTACACCGGCTCCGAGCGTGGCCAGCGGCTCCTCGACGAGTGGGAGCGCGCCCTCGAGTGCTTCGTGAAGGTGATGCCCGAGGCCTACTACACGGCGATCACCGAGGAGGGAAGCGACGACGTGCGCAACGAACTGCCGGCAGCACCCGGAACCGAGGCAGACGTCGAGTCAGCGAGTTTCGCCGCGAGCGACGACTGA
- a CDS encoding helix-turn-helix transcriptional regulator, which produces MTRPLSVVFVVLLLSVGLVGSGMAGTVGADEGVSPAASSTPVQASPSWSTPNEIDAGDFDTTSFEITVHENGSATWTFRYEQRLEPDENGDERDHFESFAETFEEEETGMYVQFTEQAHAMVDRTDGVSEEREMEATNFNRSASVERQFNPMGVVEMSFTWHGFAEIDDENDRIVVSDVFENIYLTDRQSIVITAGDGLAFQHAEPDPSYVGQSLEDADSVQWSGEQEFLDGHPYVVLERSEPDSSIGVPSVSANGTLEDGVVSWPVVAAIVLAVGLVLGAVWYRYRDVIVEDQRDPEVGPGPDRNTSSTADLGSESSRSSNHDADGRGDTDPVPERASGSPGGPLPDDELLSDEDRVVSLIKDNGGRMKQVNIVEETGWSKSKVSMLLSDMEDDGTISKLRVGRENIISLEGFEPEATRSPFEE; this is translated from the coding sequence ATGACCCGGCCGCTTTCTGTCGTCTTCGTCGTCCTCCTGCTCAGTGTCGGGCTCGTCGGGTCGGGGATGGCAGGCACGGTCGGTGCAGACGAGGGGGTCTCTCCTGCGGCATCGTCGACCCCAGTTCAGGCCTCGCCGTCGTGGTCGACGCCGAACGAGATCGACGCCGGTGACTTCGATACGACCTCGTTCGAGATTACCGTCCACGAGAACGGCAGTGCCACGTGGACGTTCCGATACGAACAACGACTCGAGCCGGACGAGAACGGGGACGAGCGCGACCACTTCGAGTCGTTCGCAGAGACGTTCGAGGAGGAAGAAACCGGGATGTACGTCCAGTTTACCGAGCAGGCACACGCGATGGTCGACCGAACCGACGGCGTCTCCGAAGAGCGGGAGATGGAGGCGACCAACTTCAACCGGTCTGCCTCGGTCGAACGACAGTTCAACCCCATGGGCGTCGTCGAAATGTCGTTTACGTGGCACGGGTTCGCCGAAATCGACGACGAGAACGATCGGATCGTCGTCAGCGACGTCTTCGAGAACATCTACCTCACCGACCGACAGTCGATCGTCATCACGGCCGGCGACGGACTCGCGTTCCAGCACGCCGAACCCGATCCATCGTACGTCGGCCAGTCTCTCGAGGACGCCGACTCGGTCCAGTGGAGTGGCGAGCAGGAGTTCCTCGACGGCCACCCGTACGTCGTCCTCGAGCGATCGGAACCCGACTCGTCGATCGGCGTTCCGTCCGTCTCCGCAAATGGAACGCTCGAGGACGGCGTCGTATCCTGGCCGGTCGTCGCCGCCATCGTCCTCGCGGTCGGACTGGTGCTCGGAGCCGTCTGGTATCGATATCGAGACGTAATCGTGGAGGATCAACGGGATCCGGAGGTGGGCCCCGGCCCTGATCGAAACACGAGTTCGACCGCCGACCTCGGTTCAGAGTCCAGCAGGTCGTCGAACCACGACGCCGACGGCAGGGGCGATACCGATCCGGTCCCCGAGAGAGCCAGCGGGTCCCCGGGCGGGCCACTCCCCGACGACGAACTCCTGTCGGACGAAGACCGCGTCGTCTCGCTGATCAAGGACAACGGCGGACGGATGAAACAGGTCAACATCGTCGAGGAAACTGGCTGGTCGAAATCGAAGGTGAGCATGCTCCTCTCGGACATGGAAGACGACGGCACCATCAGCAAACTTCGGGTCGGCCGGGAGAACATCATCAGCCTCGAGGGGTTCGAACCCGAGGCAACCAGGTCCCCGTTCGAGGAGTAA
- a CDS encoding MBL fold metallo-hydrolase, whose product MVDNLAQGVRAFTSNVFLVDGERTVLVDPGANFDVVSPIRERVGNLDAVVLTHTHRDHVGNLESVVEAFDVDVWGFDDSLDGVDHGIEDEDRIQLGDDEYVALHTPGHKNDHLCFYAEQPEILFAGDLVFQNGSFGRTDLPEGDRQTLVESIDRVLEWISPDLAELHTGHGPSVVNQPYDHVELASRMARQA is encoded by the coding sequence ATGGTCGATAATCTCGCGCAGGGCGTCCGCGCGTTCACCAGTAACGTCTTCCTCGTCGATGGCGAGCGAACTGTCCTCGTCGACCCGGGTGCGAACTTCGACGTCGTCAGCCCGATCCGTGAGCGCGTCGGTAACCTCGACGCCGTCGTCCTCACCCACACCCACCGGGACCACGTGGGAAACCTCGAGTCCGTCGTCGAGGCGTTCGACGTCGACGTCTGGGGCTTCGACGACTCGCTCGACGGCGTCGATCACGGCATCGAAGACGAGGATCGGATCCAGCTCGGCGACGACGAGTACGTCGCTCTCCACACGCCGGGCCACAAAAACGACCACCTCTGCTTTTATGCAGAGCAACCGGAGATCCTCTTCGCCGGTGACCTCGTCTTCCAGAACGGGAGTTTCGGTCGAACGGATCTCCCCGAGGGCGACCGCCAGACGCTGGTCGAGAGCATCGACCGGGTGCTCGAGTGGATCTCACCGGATCTCGCGGAACTGCACACGGGACACGGCCCGAGCGTCGTGAATCAACCCTACGACCACGTGGAACTCGCGAGTCGGATGGCTCGGCAGGCCTGA
- a CDS encoding DUF5827 family protein, translating to MPVPKSEFDRLPPCDFYTPAELLEADQMYTVYEIARLLQGLEPEAELEAETEDILLDWAIPWIMTNADDLVVAEPRSDEEPGYYGLKEE from the coding sequence ATGCCAGTTCCGAAATCCGAGTTCGATCGGCTCCCACCGTGTGACTTCTACACACCAGCGGAGTTGCTCGAGGCCGACCAGATGTACACCGTCTACGAGATCGCGCGGCTCTTGCAGGGGCTGGAGCCGGAGGCCGAACTCGAGGCCGAGACAGAGGACATCCTGCTCGACTGGGCGATTCCGTGGATCATGACGAACGCGGACGATCTCGTGGTCGCGGAGCCGCGCAGCGACGAAGAGCCGGGGTACTACGGGTTGAAAGAAGAGTAG
- the trpD gene encoding anthranilate phosphoribosyltransferase, which translates to MQEYVERVTDGEDLTQEDARAVSAAVFEEATEAQIGALLAALRAKGETKAEIAGFAEGMRGVARTITPDREPLVDIVGTGGDDYDTINVSTTSSIVAAGAGVPIAKHGNYSVSSSSGSADVLEQVGVDIEAEPPAVEAAIERDGIGFMLAPVFHPAMKAVIGPRKELGMRTIFNILGPLTNPAGADAQVIGVYDPDLVPVLASALARMDVDRALVVHGAGTDEIAIHGETEVAEVDGSDVETDTVTPGDLGLEERDISSIAGGTPEENAADMRGIVEGDVTGGKRDVILANAGAAVYVAGEADSLAEGAEIAATAIDDGDAAAKLERLCATPAGPEAEAR; encoded by the coding sequence ATGCAGGAGTACGTCGAACGCGTTACGGACGGAGAGGACCTGACCCAGGAAGACGCTCGAGCGGTCTCGGCGGCCGTCTTCGAGGAGGCGACGGAGGCACAGATCGGGGCGCTGCTCGCTGCGCTCCGGGCGAAAGGCGAGACGAAAGCGGAGATCGCCGGGTTCGCCGAGGGAATGCGCGGCGTCGCACGAACGATCACCCCGGATCGGGAGCCGCTGGTCGACATCGTCGGCACCGGTGGGGACGACTACGACACGATCAACGTCTCGACGACGAGTTCGATCGTCGCCGCGGGCGCAGGCGTTCCGATCGCAAAACACGGCAACTATTCCGTCTCTTCTTCCTCGGGCAGTGCCGACGTCCTCGAGCAGGTCGGCGTCGACATCGAGGCCGAACCGCCGGCCGTCGAGGCGGCGATCGAACGCGACGGCATCGGCTTCATGCTCGCGCCGGTGTTCCATCCGGCGATGAAAGCCGTCATCGGGCCGCGCAAGGAACTCGGAATGCGGACGATCTTCAACATTCTCGGGCCGCTGACGAACCCCGCCGGTGCCGACGCGCAGGTGATCGGCGTCTACGACCCAGACCTCGTCCCAGTCCTCGCGAGCGCACTTGCGCGAATGGACGTCGACCGCGCGCTGGTCGTCCACGGTGCCGGGACCGACGAGATCGCCATCCACGGGGAAACGGAGGTCGCCGAAGTCGACGGCAGCGACGTCGAAACCGACACGGTCACCCCCGGCGACCTCGGCCTCGAGGAGCGAGACATCTCGTCGATCGCCGGCGGCACGCCCGAGGAAAATGCCGCCGACATGCGCGGCATCGTCGAAGGCGACGTCACCGGCGGCAAGCGTGACGTCATCCTCGCGAACGCGGGGGCAGCGGTCTACGTCGCCGGCGAGGCCGACTCGCTCGCGGAGGGTGCCGAGATCGCCGCCACGGCGATCGACGACGGCGACGCGGCGGCGAAACTCGAGCGGCTGTGTGCGACTCCGGCCGGGCCTGAAGCGGAGGCACGATGA
- a CDS encoding phosphoribosylanthranilate isomerase: MNRSRGRTRVKVCGLTNEDDLGAAVDAGADAVGTICDVPVETPREVDRDRAKELVAGTPPFVTSVLVTMPTDVHETIDLVEAVGPDALQLHGSVDLDALETIRASVDVSLLLAVDADDLAAADRYDEVVDGFVVDTTDEEGAGGTGETHDWENTREAGQGLESPVVLAGGLTPENVADAIETVDPFAVDVASGVERSGGVKDPDAVTAFVERATAAGDAANRDDEQRRAAPDLEPQP, encoded by the coding sequence ATGAACCGGAGCCGAGGTCGAACGCGCGTCAAGGTCTGCGGACTCACCAACGAGGACGACCTCGGGGCGGCCGTCGATGCGGGTGCCGACGCCGTGGGGACGATCTGTGACGTTCCAGTCGAGACGCCCCGGGAGGTCGACCGCGACCGCGCGAAGGAACTGGTCGCCGGGACGCCGCCGTTCGTGACGTCGGTCCTCGTGACGATGCCGACGGACGTCCACGAGACGATCGATCTCGTCGAGGCCGTCGGGCCGGACGCACTCCAGCTCCACGGCAGCGTCGATCTGGACGCCCTGGAGACGATCCGGGCCAGCGTCGACGTCTCCCTGTTGCTCGCGGTCGACGCCGACGACCTCGCGGCCGCCGACCGGTACGACGAGGTCGTCGACGGCTTCGTCGTCGACACTACGGACGAGGAAGGTGCAGGCGGCACGGGCGAGACACACGACTGGGAGAACACTCGCGAGGCAGGCCAGGGCCTCGAGTCGCCGGTGGTCCTCGCCGGTGGGCTGACGCCCGAGAACGTCGCCGATGCGATCGAGACCGTCGATCCGTTCGCCGTCGACGTTGCGAGCGGTGTCGAGCGCTCGGGCGGGGTCAAGGACCCCGATGCAGTGACTGCGTTCGTCGAGCGAGCGACGGCGGCCGGCGACGCGGCGAATCGAGACGACGAGCAGCGACGAGCGGCACCCGACCTGGAGCCACAGCCGTGA
- the trpE gene encoding anthranilate synthase component I: MTDADPTDEPAELVTLETDRDRFCEHAASDDDRPVVVRTVATLEVETTPLSAYAALTGRSPNTDRDRSPYAFLLESAEKTASSDPDGAFRPRSSDADRHARFSYVGYDPDAVVTIDPDGTEVESLGTDGRFESLEASVGDEDDRSDRDVVDVLRAAMPDARLANFPDHDRQHLEGGLVGFLAYDAVYDLWLEEVGLDRPESRFPDAQFVLTTKTLAFDELDGTMSLVFTPILDAGDDPGAVYDDLVGEAESVAETLRDAECPETGGFVCHGESAGSRETYEESVRRAKEHVLDGDIYQGVISRTRELRGEVDTLGFYEAMRDVNPSPYMYLLEHDDLTVVGASPETLLSVRGREITSNPIAGTCDRGESPVEDRRLAGEMLADGKERAEHTMLVDLARNDVRRVAEPGSVDVAEFMNVLKYSHVQHIESTVTGTLAADADAFDATRAAFPAGTLSGAPKIRAMEIIDDLETEPRGLYGGGVGYYSWTGDADFAIVIRTATVEKGADEPADRIRVQAGAGLVADSDPAAEYEETEKKMGGVLAALEAIELPSAGEDVSGDPDELEPPEVSR, from the coding sequence ATGACCGACGCAGATCCCACCGACGAACCGGCCGAACTGGTGACGCTCGAGACCGACCGAGATCGCTTCTGCGAGCACGCAGCCAGCGACGACGACCGGCCGGTCGTCGTTCGCACGGTCGCGACGCTCGAGGTCGAGACGACGCCGCTTTCGGCCTACGCCGCGCTCACCGGCCGGTCACCGAACACCGACCGCGACCGATCGCCGTACGCGTTTCTGCTCGAGAGCGCCGAGAAGACCGCCTCGAGCGACCCCGACGGTGCGTTCCGGCCACGGTCGTCCGACGCAGATCGCCACGCGCGGTTCTCGTACGTCGGGTACGACCCGGACGCGGTCGTGACCATCGACCCGGACGGCACCGAGGTCGAATCTCTCGGCACCGACGGCCGCTTCGAGTCACTCGAGGCCAGCGTCGGCGATGAAGACGACCGTTCCGACCGGGACGTCGTGGACGTCCTCCGGGCGGCGATGCCCGACGCTCGCCTCGCGAACTTCCCCGACCACGACCGCCAGCACTTAGAAGGCGGGCTGGTCGGCTTCCTCGCCTACGACGCGGTCTACGACCTCTGGCTCGAGGAGGTCGGCCTCGACCGCCCCGAGTCGCGGTTCCCGGACGCCCAGTTCGTCCTGACGACGAAGACGCTCGCGTTCGACGAACTCGACGGGACGATGTCGCTGGTCTTCACGCCGATTCTCGACGCAGGCGACGATCCCGGAGCCGTCTACGACGATCTGGTCGGCGAGGCCGAATCGGTCGCGGAGACGCTCCGGGACGCCGAGTGCCCCGAAACGGGTGGCTTCGTCTGTCACGGCGAGTCGGCCGGGTCGAGAGAGACCTACGAGGAAAGCGTTCGACGGGCGAAAGAGCACGTCCTCGACGGGGATATCTATCAGGGCGTCATCTCCCGGACACGCGAACTCCGCGGGGAGGTCGACACCCTCGGCTTCTACGAAGCGATGCGCGACGTGAACCCATCGCCGTACATGTACCTCCTCGAGCACGACGACCTCACGGTCGTCGGGGCCAGTCCCGAGACCCTCCTCTCCGTGCGCGGCCGCGAGATCACGTCGAACCCGATCGCGGGGACGTGCGACCGCGGCGAGAGCCCGGTCGAAGATCGGCGACTCGCCGGCGAGATGCTCGCCGACGGCAAAGAGCGCGCCGAACACACGATGCTGGTCGACCTCGCGCGAAACGACGTCCGCCGGGTCGCCGAACCCGGCTCGGTCGACGTCGCCGAGTTCATGAACGTCCTCAAGTACAGCCACGTCCAGCACATCGAGTCCACCGTCACGGGGACGCTCGCGGCCGACGCCGACGCCTTCGACGCCACTCGAGCGGCGTTCCCCGCCGGCACGCTGTCGGGTGCCCCGAAGATCCGGGCCATGGAGATCATCGACGACCTCGAGACCGAGCCGCGAGGGCTCTACGGCGGCGGCGTGGGCTATTACTCGTGGACGGGCGATGCGGACTTCGCGATCGTGATCCGGACGGCGACCGTCGAGAAGGGCGCTGACGAGCCAGCAGACAGAATCCGCGTGCAGGCCGGTGCCGGCCTCGTCGCCGACAGCGACCCGGCCGCCGAGTACGAGGAGACAGAGAAGAAGATGGGCGGCGTACTGGCCGCACTCGAGGCGATCGAACTCCCGTCTGCCGGTGAAGACGTCAGTGGCGACCCCGACGAACTCGAGCCCCCAGAGGTGAGCCGATGA